The Anas acuta chromosome 2, bAnaAcu1.1, whole genome shotgun sequence genome contains a region encoding:
- the AQP4 gene encoding aquaporin-4 isoform X1 codes for MSDRAAAERRGKCGRLCKCESIMVAFKGVWTQPFWKAVSAEFLAMLIFVLLSLGSTINWGGSEKPLPVDMVLISLCFGLSIATMVQCFGHISGGHINPAVTVAMVCTRKISLAKSVFYILAQCLGAIVGAGILYLITPPSVVGGLGVTMVHGDLSAGHGLLVELIITFQLVFTIFASCDSKRNDVTGSVALAIGFSVAIGHLFAINYTGASMNPARSFGPAVIMGKWENQWVYWVGPIIGAVLAGALYEYVYCPDVELKRRFKDVFSKATQPSKGKYTEVDDSRSHVETDDLILKPGIVHVIDIDRADDKKGRDPSSEVLSSV; via the exons ATGAGCGACCGGGCGGCCGCTGAGCGCCGCGG taaGTGTGGACGTCTGTGCAAGTGTGAGAGCATCATGGTAGCATTTAAAGGCGTCTGGACTCAGCCCTTCTGGAAAGCTGTTTCAGCAGAATTTTTGGCCATGTTAATTTTTGTCCTCCTCAGCCTTGGTTCCACAATCAACTGGGGTGGATCGGAGAAGCCCCTGCCTGTAGACATGGTTCTTATCTCTCTCTGCTTTGGACTCAGCATCGCAACCATGGTGCAGTGCTTTGGGCACATCAGCGGTGGCCACATCAACCCCGCTGTGACCGTGGCAATGGTCTGCACAAGGAAAATCAGCCTCGCCAAGTCAGTCTTCTACATTCTCGCCCAGTGCCTGGGAGCCATCGTGGGGGCAGGCATCCTTTATCTCATCACACCACCAAGTGTAGTGGGAGGCCTGGGAGTCACTATG gtACATGGAGATCTTTCCGCTGGCCATGGACTCCTGGTGGAGTTGATAATTACATTCCAGCTGGTTTTTACTATTTTTGCCAGCTGTGATTCAAAACGAAACGATGTCACTGGTTCGGTAGCTTTAGCAATTGGATTTTCTGTTGCAATTGGACATTTATTTGCT ATCAATTACACCGGTGCCAGTATGAACCCTGCTCGATCATTTGGGCCTGCTGTCATCATGGGGAAATGGGAAAACCAATGG GTTTACTGGGTGGGACCAATAATCGGAGCAGTCCTTGCTGGTGCTCTTTATGAGTATGTCTATTGCCCAGATGTTGAACTCAAACGCCGTTTTAAAGATGTCTTCAGTAAGGCTACCCAGCCATCCAAAGGGAAATACACAGAGGTGGATGATAGCAGGAGCCACGTAGAGACCGATGACCTGATCCTGAAGCCTGGCATAGTTCACGTGATTGATATCGACCGGGCTGACGACAAGAAGGGAAGAGATCCGTCCAGCGAGGTGCTGTCTTCTGTATGA
- the AQP4 gene encoding aquaporin-4 isoform X2: MVAFKGVWTQPFWKAVSAEFLAMLIFVLLSLGSTINWGGSEKPLPVDMVLISLCFGLSIATMVQCFGHISGGHINPAVTVAMVCTRKISLAKSVFYILAQCLGAIVGAGILYLITPPSVVGGLGVTMVHGDLSAGHGLLVELIITFQLVFTIFASCDSKRNDVTGSVALAIGFSVAIGHLFAINYTGASMNPARSFGPAVIMGKWENQWVYWVGPIIGAVLAGALYEYVYCPDVELKRRFKDVFSKATQPSKGKYTEVDDSRSHVETDDLILKPGIVHVIDIDRADDKKGRDPSSEVLSSV; encoded by the exons ATGGTAGCATTTAAAGGCGTCTGGACTCAGCCCTTCTGGAAAGCTGTTTCAGCAGAATTTTTGGCCATGTTAATTTTTGTCCTCCTCAGCCTTGGTTCCACAATCAACTGGGGTGGATCGGAGAAGCCCCTGCCTGTAGACATGGTTCTTATCTCTCTCTGCTTTGGACTCAGCATCGCAACCATGGTGCAGTGCTTTGGGCACATCAGCGGTGGCCACATCAACCCCGCTGTGACCGTGGCAATGGTCTGCACAAGGAAAATCAGCCTCGCCAAGTCAGTCTTCTACATTCTCGCCCAGTGCCTGGGAGCCATCGTGGGGGCAGGCATCCTTTATCTCATCACACCACCAAGTGTAGTGGGAGGCCTGGGAGTCACTATG gtACATGGAGATCTTTCCGCTGGCCATGGACTCCTGGTGGAGTTGATAATTACATTCCAGCTGGTTTTTACTATTTTTGCCAGCTGTGATTCAAAACGAAACGATGTCACTGGTTCGGTAGCTTTAGCAATTGGATTTTCTGTTGCAATTGGACATTTATTTGCT ATCAATTACACCGGTGCCAGTATGAACCCTGCTCGATCATTTGGGCCTGCTGTCATCATGGGGAAATGGGAAAACCAATGG GTTTACTGGGTGGGACCAATAATCGGAGCAGTCCTTGCTGGTGCTCTTTATGAGTATGTCTATTGCCCAGATGTTGAACTCAAACGCCGTTTTAAAGATGTCTTCAGTAAGGCTACCCAGCCATCCAAAGGGAAATACACAGAGGTGGATGATAGCAGGAGCCACGTAGAGACCGATGACCTGATCCTGAAGCCTGGCATAGTTCACGTGATTGATATCGACCGGGCTGACGACAAGAAGGGAAGAGATCCGTCCAGCGAGGTGCTGTCTTCTGTATGA